A window of bacterium genomic DNA:
TGAAAACGGAAATATAAGGCAAAAAAGGAAAGGAAATCAGGGGAATGCTCCTGGCTCAACTAAGAAGGATCCAGGTGGTGATCAAAACAGAGGTCTTAGTTTTGCCCAGCAGAATAGCAGTCATGCTCTTTGCTTTGTTTCTGCTCACAGTGCCTTTTTACTGGCCTGACCCGTACCTGCTTCGTATCCTGACTCTGGCAAGTATTTTTGCCATCTTTGCCGCCAGTTGGGATCTGCTTTCGGGATTCACAGGACAGGTGAATTTCGGACATGCTCTTTTTTTCGGGGTGGCGGCCTATTGTGCTGCTCTTCTCAATCTTCATCTGAAGTTCCCACCCTGGGTCACGGTTCCCCTGGGCGCAGTGGCGGCCGTTGGTACAGGTCTTTTGGTGGGCATACCCTGCTTGAGACTAAAAGGCACATATCTGGCCCTCACAACTTTGTCTTTTCCCATCATCCTCATGGGACTGGTGTTTGCCTTTCCAGACCTGACCGGAGGGGAGTTGGGGGTCTCTGGCTTGAGCAGACTGGCAGGCAGCCGTGTGGGGGAATACTATGTCTGCTCGGTGCTCATGCTGGGGGCCGGTTTTCTCATGTGGAAAATAGGGGACTCCAAGACCGGCATCATATTTCATGCCATCAGGGAAGACGAACTGGCAGTTCGCACCGCCGGGATCAATACCACCAAGTACAAGATTCTGGCCTTCTGTTTGAGCGGATTTTTCGCCGGGGTGGCAGGAGGCCTCTACGCCCACGTGATGCGTATAGCTGGCCCCTCCACCCTGGAGGTCTCCTTGTCTTTCCAAGCCGTGATATGGGCTGTTTTTGGTGGAATGGTCTCCATCTATGGGCCCATGGCAGCCGTGTTCATATTGTTTCCCCTACTAGAGTTGCTGCGAGTGGTGCCGCAGCTTAGAAATCTGGCCTTTGCGCTGATCATCTTGCTCATCCTGCTTTACATGCCCGAGGGCCTGATTCCCTGGATAAGAGACAGGATCGAAAAGCTTTGCCCCAGGTGCAAGGCCAGGAACTTTACCAGGAGAAGCCACTGCCGGATATGCGCGGCCCATATGCATTAGAAAGCCCCAGTAAAATGGCATAGGAAAGGAATGGAATCCCATGAGCTATAGATCCGCTTATCTGTCCAGGCCTTGGCTTCAGTGGTACCCCCCAGGCGTTCCGCAGGAGGTGGAAATCCCAAAGGAGTCTGTTCCCGAGCTCTTTGAAAAGATTGTGCGCAAGTACGGGGATAGGACGGCCTTGATCTTCCATGGCAGAAAGATCTCGTACAGGGAGTTGGGGGAACTGGTAAATCGTTTTGCCACAGCCTTGACCGATCTGGGTCTTTCCAAGGGGGATCGGGTAGGTCTTTACATGGTCAACTGCCCTCAGTACGTGATCGCCTATTTCGGGGCCCTCAGGGCTGGCGGCATAGTCACTCCCATAAGCCCCGTGTATACAAGCAAGGAGGTGGCACACCAGATCCGTGACAGTGGTGCCAAGATCCTGGTCTGCCAGGACATACTCTTCGAGAATGTGGAAAGATCTCAGGTGTCCCTGGCCAGCATCATAGTGACCAATGTGGGGGACTTCCTTCCTGCCATCAAAAAGATTCTGGGAAAAAGCTTCCTGGGAAAGATCTCCAGAAAGATGGAGCTGCAGATCCCTGAAATCCCCAAGACTTCCGATGTCCACAACCTGATGGAGCTTCTAAGAAAATATCCTCCCAGGCCTCCGGAGGTGCTCATTGAACCAGACAAAGATCTGGCTGCGCTGCCTTACACTGGAGGCACCACCGGTCTACCCAAAGCAGCCATGCTCACCCACAGGAACCTGGTGGCCTGCCAGAAGCAGGGCACCTCTTTCTGGCCCATCCTTGAGGAAGGCCGGGAGGTGATCCTGGCCTTTCTGCCCTTTTTCCATATTTATGGTCAGGTAGTGGTTATGCTGAGCGGCCTGGTTCAGGGCTTCACCCTGGTGCTTTACACCACTCCGGACATGGATGAGATCCTGGCCGCCTTGGAGAAGTACCAGGCCTCTGTTTTCTACGGAGTGCCCACCCTGTACGAATATCTGAAAGAGCATGAGAAGACAGATCAGGTGAACTGGAAAAGACTCAAGATGATAGCCTGCGGCGCAGACACCCTTCATGACTCCACCATGAAGGACTGGGAAAGACGAACCTCCACCAAGATAATGGAAGGCTATG
This region includes:
- a CDS encoding branched-chain amino acid ABC transporter permease, with translation MLLAQLRRIQVVIKTEVLVLPSRIAVMLFALFLLTVPFYWPDPYLLRILTLASIFAIFAASWDLLSGFTGQVNFGHALFFGVAAYCAALLNLHLKFPPWVTVPLGAVAAVGTGLLVGIPCLRLKGTYLALTTLSFPIILMGLVFAFPDLTGGELGVSGLSRLAGSRVGEYYVCSVLMLGAGFLMWKIGDSKTGIIFHAIREDELAVRTAGINTTKYKILAFCLSGFFAGVAGGLYAHVMRIAGPSTLEVSLSFQAVIWAVFGGMVSIYGPMAAVFILFPLLELLRVVPQLRNLAFALIILLILLYMPEGLIPWIRDRIEKLCPRCKARNFTRRSHCRICAAHMH
- a CDS encoding AMP-binding protein, translated to MSYRSAYLSRPWLQWYPPGVPQEVEIPKESVPELFEKIVRKYGDRTALIFHGRKISYRELGELVNRFATALTDLGLSKGDRVGLYMVNCPQYVIAYFGALRAGGIVTPISPVYTSKEVAHQIRDSGAKILVCQDILFENVERSQVSLASIIVTNVGDFLPAIKKILGKSFLGKISRKMELQIPEIPKTSDVHNLMELLRKYPPRPPEVLIEPDKDLAALPYTGGTTGLPKAAMLTHRNLVACQKQGTSFWPILEEGREVILAFLPFFHIYGQVVVMLSGLVQGFTLVLYTTPDMDEILAALEKYQASVFYGVPTLYEYLKEHEKTDQVNWKRLKMIACGADTLHDSTMKDWERRTSTKIMEGYGMTETSSLCHASPHHRPKPGTFGVPIPNVMAAIVDPEGTEFLPPGEVGELLVSGPNIMEGYWERPQETKDTFVRI